A stretch of the Marivirga tractuosa DSM 4126 genome encodes the following:
- a CDS encoding ClbS/DfsB family four-helix bundle protein has product MARPKNKADLLNLSKKNVELLMDFIEGLSEEEQKSPFPKGTMNRNIGDVLMHLHHWHLMMIDWYGLGMKGEKPDMPAKGYTWKTTPALNSWIWEQYKNTPLEDAKKNFISSYEKVRSLIEIHSDEELFEKKRYKWTGTTSLGAYLISATSSHYDWAIKLIKKAKK; this is encoded by the coding sequence ATGGCACGACCAAAGAATAAAGCTGATTTGCTGAATTTGAGCAAAAAGAACGTTGAACTTCTGATGGACTTCATTGAAGGTTTATCCGAAGAAGAACAAAAATCTCCTTTTCCGAAAGGAACAATGAATCGAAATATTGGAGATGTACTCATGCATCTTCACCATTGGCATTTAATGATGATTGATTGGTACGGGCTAGGAATGAAAGGAGAAAAACCAGATATGCCAGCCAAAGGATATACTTGGAAGACAACTCCTGCATTAAACAGCTGGATTTGGGAACAATATAAGAACACCCCTCTTGAAGATGCCAAGAAGAATTTCATATCAAGCTACGAAAAAGTGAGGAGTTTGATTGAGATACATAGTGATGAAGAACTATTTGAAAAGAAAAGATACAAATGGACTGGAACTACATCACTAGGTGCATACCTCATCTCGGCTACTTCAAGCCATTATGACTGGGCTATAAAACTTATTAAAAAGGCGAAGAAGTGA
- a CDS encoding PAS domain-containing sensor histidine kinase, which produces MSTTTFNFERFFELTTDLVCIASYDGYFKKVNSAVSKTLGYSFEELYSKPINDFVHPDDQNTTASARKNLTKANDLHYFENRYITKKGKIVWLAWTSIPSEEDKVIFAIAKDISHKKRLEAERNMQLAELSKSNKNFEQINYKTSHDLRSPVNNLNSIIAMIDLDKIPDDKNKKLINLIKNGVDQLKEKMNFYINSLIETNSREIQVEEISFQESLELVLDSINNLVSKSGANFITDFKDCPSVQFNRDYLESIFLNLITNSIKYTAPEKTPEMRIKTQDLSTKIELSYEDNGIGFDIEKVKDRIFGLHQTFHHNEDSKGIGLYLVHTHVTSLGGDIKVESEVNKGTKFTITFNKRLR; this is translated from the coding sequence ATGAGTACTACTACTTTTAATTTTGAAAGATTTTTTGAACTCACCACTGATTTAGTTTGCATTGCTAGTTATGATGGCTATTTCAAAAAAGTAAATTCTGCCGTTTCTAAGACGCTAGGTTATTCCTTTGAAGAATTGTATTCAAAACCCATCAATGATTTCGTTCATCCTGATGACCAAAATACTACTGCCTCAGCAAGAAAAAATCTGACCAAAGCCAACGATCTCCATTATTTTGAAAACCGATATATTACCAAAAAAGGCAAAATTGTCTGGTTAGCCTGGACTTCGATTCCTTCAGAGGAAGACAAAGTAATATTTGCCATTGCAAAAGACATCTCCCATAAAAAAAGACTAGAAGCGGAAAGAAATATGCAGTTGGCAGAACTCTCCAAAAGCAATAAAAATTTTGAGCAAATTAATTATAAAACTTCCCATGATTTAAGATCTCCTGTCAATAATCTGAATTCAATCATAGCGATGATTGATCTAGACAAAATTCCAGATGATAAAAACAAAAAACTGATTAACCTAATAAAGAATGGGGTTGATCAATTGAAAGAGAAAATGAATTTTTACATTAATTCACTTATTGAAACAAACAGCCGTGAGATACAAGTAGAGGAAATTTCATTTCAAGAAAGTCTCGAATTAGTGCTAGATTCCATCAACAATCTAGTGAGTAAATCTGGTGCCAATTTCATAACTGATTTTAAAGATTGCCCTTCAGTTCAATTTAATAGGGATTATTTAGAAAGCATATTTCTAAATCTCATCACTAATAGCATCAAATATACTGCGCCTGAAAAAACTCCTGAAATGAGGATCAAAACTCAAGATTTATCAACTAAAATCGAATTATCCTATGAAGACAATGGTATTGGATTTGACATAGAAAAAGTAAAAGACAGGATTTTCGGTTTACATCAAACTTTCCATCATAATGAAGACAGCAAAGGGATTGGACTATATTTGGTTCATACTCATGTTACCAGTTTGGGTGGAGACATTAAAGTTGAAAGTGAAGTGAATAAAGGAACGAAGTTTACGATTACTTTTAATAAGAGATTGAGGTGA
- a CDS encoding amidohydrolase family protein — protein sequence MKKYTILSLLIALIAINFGAFAQEDEKADSTKKATKELPLEPERTIEFNTKEGTWLSVDVSPDGSTILFDMMGDIYSIPFTGGKATKITEGMPYDVHPRYSPDGKSIVFISDKSGSDNIWTMDLATEEMKQITKDDNQNYFSADWTPDGEYIIGAKGRRNIKLHIYHKEGGSGAQLIDKPDNLKTTDPTVSPDGKLLYFSKRNSAWNYNAQFPQYQIGTYDMEDGDMATITSRYGSAFTPTISPDGKWLVYGTRFETETGLVRRNLKTGDEEWLAYPVQRDEQESIAPLGVYPAMSFTPDSKFLIATYGGKIHKIDINAKTASEIPFEVDLKLELGPRLKFEYPISDEKEAFVTQIRDGVPSPDGSKLAFTALNRLYVMDLPNGDPKRLTKHKFTEAMPAWSPDGSQIVFSTWEEKEGGHLYKINSNGRGKAVKLTQNPALYLDPEWSYTKNRIVFNRGANQVYKDAIDPFGSLMMEDLAWISADGGKVTLIDKAKGRSTPHFSKVSDRIYLNHGSKGLISIRWDGTDEKEHLQLTGITTYGSSIDMIHAHDGSHNILPGDEKAWRENNKASKPSEIRISPNGETALAKINNDVYSVTIPKYGQTPKISLAKADNAAFPAMKLTVMGGEFPAWSGDSKKIHWSLGASHFIYDLAAGKAYADSVATAKKEAAEKKEEEKDEDKDSEEDQEEEDKEEKADEKKDKEEKEEGFTAKELKIKVSYEKDIPEGTILLKGARIITMTDQGVIENGDILIENNRITAVGESGSLNIPNGAKTIDAAGKTITPGFVDTHAHMWPNWGLHKNQVWIYSANLAYGVTTTRDPQTATTDVLTYSDMVNSGMIHGPRVYSTGPGVGYWMYKIKSLEHAKEVLKQYNEYYDTKSIKMYLVGNRQQRQWIIMAAKELELMPTTEGGLDYKLNMTQLLDGYPGHEHSLPIVGIYKDAVQTIAESKMAVTPTLLVSYGGPWAEEFYYATEDPYHDEKLQYFTPYEELAQKSRRRGAWFMEEEHVFPKHAKFMKDLVEADGIGGVGSHGQLQGLGYHWELWSVASGGMTNLDALRTATILGAEALGLEGDLGSIEEGKLADLLIMDKNPLEEIRNTNTLTHVIKNGRVYDSNTLDEVAPREKKAEEFEWQTKRPENVPGVQKD from the coding sequence ATGAAGAAATATACAATACTATCATTATTGATTGCATTGATAGCAATCAATTTTGGTGCTTTTGCCCAGGAAGACGAAAAGGCAGATAGCACTAAAAAAGCAACCAAAGAACTCCCGCTGGAGCCGGAAAGAACCATTGAGTTTAACACAAAAGAAGGCACTTGGCTTTCTGTTGATGTGAGCCCTGATGGTTCTACCATCCTATTCGATATGATGGGAGATATCTATTCCATTCCTTTTACGGGTGGAAAAGCCACGAAAATCACAGAAGGAATGCCTTATGACGTGCATCCTCGTTACAGCCCAGATGGTAAATCGATAGTTTTTATCTCTGATAAAAGCGGTTCAGACAACATCTGGACAATGGATTTGGCTACAGAAGAGATGAAGCAAATCACCAAAGATGATAATCAAAACTATTTCTCAGCCGACTGGACCCCAGATGGAGAATATATAATAGGCGCTAAAGGCAGAAGAAACATCAAACTACATATTTACCACAAGGAAGGCGGTTCTGGTGCTCAATTAATCGATAAACCCGATAACCTAAAAACCACAGATCCTACGGTTAGCCCTGATGGGAAATTGCTTTACTTCTCGAAAAGAAATTCGGCTTGGAACTACAATGCGCAATTCCCGCAATATCAAATCGGTACTTACGATATGGAAGATGGCGATATGGCTACTATCACCTCACGCTATGGCTCAGCCTTCACCCCTACTATTTCTCCTGATGGAAAATGGTTAGTGTATGGTACTCGTTTTGAAACCGAAACAGGCTTAGTAAGAAGAAACTTAAAAACAGGTGATGAAGAATGGTTGGCCTATCCGGTACAGAGAGATGAGCAAGAATCAATCGCTCCTTTAGGCGTTTATCCTGCTATGTCTTTCACACCAGACAGTAAATTTTTAATCGCTACTTATGGGGGTAAAATCCATAAAATCGACATCAATGCTAAAACGGCTTCAGAAATTCCATTCGAAGTAGATTTGAAATTGGAATTAGGCCCAAGATTGAAATTCGAATATCCTATTTCAGATGAAAAAGAAGCATTTGTAACGCAAATCCGAGATGGAGTACCGTCTCCAGACGGAAGTAAATTGGCTTTTACTGCTTTAAACAGATTGTATGTGATGGATTTGCCTAATGGTGATCCAAAAAGATTAACAAAGCATAAATTTACTGAGGCGATGCCGGCTTGGTCTCCAGATGGAAGCCAGATCGTTTTCAGTACTTGGGAAGAAAAAGAAGGCGGTCATTTATATAAAATCAATTCTAATGGCAGAGGAAAAGCTGTGAAGCTGACACAAAACCCAGCGCTATACCTTGATCCGGAATGGTCTTATACTAAAAACCGAATCGTATTTAATAGAGGAGCGAATCAAGTTTATAAAGATGCTATTGACCCATTCGGTTCATTAATGATGGAAGATTTAGCCTGGATTTCTGCTGATGGTGGAAAAGTAACTTTAATTGATAAAGCAAAAGGAAGAAGCACTCCGCATTTCTCCAAAGTATCGGATAGAATCTATCTCAATCATGGGTCAAAAGGGTTAATCTCAATAAGATGGGATGGAACAGATGAAAAAGAGCATTTGCAATTGACCGGTATTACTACTTATGGTTCATCTATTGACATGATTCATGCGCATGATGGTTCTCATAATATTTTACCGGGTGATGAGAAAGCATGGAGAGAAAATAATAAAGCTTCGAAACCATCGGAAATTAGAATTTCACCCAATGGAGAAACGGCTTTAGCAAAAATCAATAATGATGTGTATTCGGTGACTATCCCGAAATATGGTCAAACTCCTAAAATCTCATTAGCGAAAGCAGATAATGCCGCTTTCCCTGCCATGAAATTAACCGTTATGGGCGGAGAATTTCCAGCATGGAGTGGTGACAGTAAAAAAATACACTGGTCTTTAGGAGCAAGTCACTTTATTTATGACTTAGCTGCTGGTAAAGCTTACGCGGATAGTGTTGCTACCGCTAAAAAAGAAGCCGCTGAAAAGAAAGAAGAAGAAAAGGACGAAGATAAAGATTCTGAGGAAGACCAAGAAGAAGAGGACAAGGAAGAAAAAGCAGATGAGAAAAAAGACAAAGAAGAGAAAGAGGAAGGCTTCACTGCTAAAGAACTCAAAATAAAAGTAAGCTATGAAAAAGATATTCCAGAAGGCACCATCCTTTTAAAAGGTGCGAGAATCATCACCATGACTGATCAGGGTGTGATTGAAAATGGAGATATCTTAATTGAAAACAACCGAATTACGGCAGTTGGTGAAAGTGGTAGTTTAAACATTCCAAATGGAGCTAAAACCATTGATGCTGCTGGCAAAACTATTACACCAGGATTTGTAGATACACATGCGCATATGTGGCCAAACTGGGGATTACATAAAAATCAGGTTTGGATTTACTCTGCTAATTTAGCTTATGGTGTAACCACTACTCGTGACCCGCAGACTGCTACCACTGATGTTTTGACTTATTCAGACATGGTGAATTCAGGGATGATCCATGGACCTAGAGTGTACAGTACTGGTCCTGGTGTTGGCTATTGGATGTATAAAATCAAATCTTTGGAGCACGCCAAAGAAGTATTGAAACAATACAATGAATACTATGACACTAAGAGCATTAAAATGTATTTAGTGGGAAATCGTCAGCAGAGACAATGGATCATTATGGCCGCCAAAGAACTGGAATTAATGCCAACTACTGAAGGTGGTTTAGATTACAAACTGAATATGACGCAACTTCTAGATGGCTACCCGGGACATGAGCATAGTTTACCCATTGTAGGGATCTACAAAGATGCCGTTCAAACGATTGCAGAATCTAAAATGGCGGTAACTCCTACTCTATTGGTATCTTATGGTGGACCATGGGCGGAAGAGTTTTATTATGCTACTGAAGATCCTTACCATGATGAGAAATTACAATACTTCACGCCTTATGAAGAATTGGCTCAAAAGTCGAGAAGAAGAGGTGCTTGGTTTATGGAAGAGGAACATGTATTCCCAAAGCATGCTAAATTCATGAAAGATTTAGTAGAAGCAGATGGTATAGGCGGAGTAGGTAGCCACGGACAGCTTCAGGGCTTAGGATATCACTGGGAGTTATGGTCAGTTGCCAGCGGTGGCATGACTAATCTGGATGCCTTGCGAACTGCTACTATCTTAGGAGCAGAAGCACTAGGACTAGAAGGTGACTTAGGAAGTATTGAAGAAGGTAAATTAGCTGATTTATTGATTATGGATAAAAATCCATTAGAAGAAATCAGAAATACCAACACTTTGACGCATGTAATCAAAAATGGTAGAGTTTATGATTCCAATACTTTGGATGAAGTAGCACCTAGAGAGAAGAAAGCCGAGGAATTTGAATGGCAGACTAAAAGACCTGAGAATGTGCCGGGTGTTCAGAAGGATTAA
- the mntA gene encoding type VII toxin-antitoxin system MntA family adenylyltransferase antitoxin codes for MVELVQNKLDEIVDACKKHHVIAIALFGSAAKGAMNEDSDIDLLVEFSDEIDVLDYADNYFSLLHHLQEILDRKVDLVSTKSLKNPILKEEVYQSKVDLYAA; via the coding sequence ATGGTTGAATTGGTTCAAAATAAACTTGATGAGATTGTAGACGCATGTAAAAAACATCATGTGATTGCTATTGCTTTGTTTGGATCAGCTGCAAAAGGTGCTATGAATGAAGACAGCGACATCGATCTTCTCGTTGAATTTTCTGATGAAATTGACGTTTTGGACTATGCCGATAATTATTTCTCTTTATTACATCACCTTCAAGAAATTTTAGATAGAAAAGTCGATCTCGTATCTACCAAATCACTGAAGAACCCAATTCTCAAAGAAGAGGTATACCAGTCAAAAGTGGATTTGTATGCAGCCTAA
- a CDS encoding OmpA family protein yields MLRLKVFLLIIICSSALHAQNFRKSIKKADQYLNGNNYNKAITYYKKALKYKPGNADATYGLGLAYLFDFRNEEALKELTLVWQLNPDVGNNIEYYLGLAHQYDYNFDEAIRFYDLFGEKKNRNRYSADIQIAECLTADSLYSNPRPVVVENLGQTVNSPQHDFTPALMADGKTLYFTSNRAGSTGGLKLDDGSFYEDIYSTTLQEGQWNKPQKLDRNLNGNYHDAVASVSPNGKTLFVYSEKGNGDIYFSNFEDSTWTYPQALSSKINSTFWETSVSITADGQTLYFSSDRPGGYGGLDIYKSIKGEDGEWGSARNLGPTINTDASEDAPMIHPDGHTLYFSSSGHQGMGGYDIYYSKIEGQEFMEPVNLGYPINTVYDDNYFVISADLKHAYYASRKPGGLGMVDIYHVNMEEKVEVEVEEIVQSEPEPVLVENTELISENEEEVDEEMEEPETKAVITVFKGKVLDAKSGLPVGAVIKMVDNKNSTLTAEAFSDPQTGEFELVVTEGGDYGVSTSKKGYLFNSINFRLPDFSEYQEIDVSILLDEAEVGTKMVLKNIFFDTGSSDLRTESLGELKVIKDLLTNSPDLRVQINGHTDNVGNSVYNKLLSKKRAQSVVDYLIANGINSERLEAKGFGEEKPLVSNDDEIGGREINRRTEIEILGQSQNG; encoded by the coding sequence ATGTTACGGTTAAAAGTATTTTTGTTAATTATCATTTGTAGTTCAGCTCTTCATGCGCAAAATTTTAGAAAAAGTATTAAAAAGGCAGATCAATACCTAAACGGTAATAACTATAATAAAGCGATAACATATTATAAAAAGGCCTTGAAATATAAGCCTGGTAATGCAGATGCTACTTACGGCTTAGGGCTAGCCTACTTATTCGATTTTCGCAACGAAGAGGCACTCAAAGAGCTCACTTTAGTTTGGCAACTCAATCCTGATGTTGGAAATAACATAGAATATTATTTAGGTCTGGCTCATCAATATGATTATAATTTTGACGAGGCTATCAGATTTTATGATCTTTTCGGTGAGAAAAAAAACAGAAACCGTTATTCAGCCGACATACAAATTGCAGAATGCCTAACTGCTGATTCTCTATACAGTAATCCTAGGCCAGTGGTTGTTGAAAACCTGGGCCAAACGGTCAATTCACCACAGCACGACTTCACACCTGCCTTAATGGCTGACGGTAAAACACTTTATTTCACATCAAACAGAGCAGGTTCTACTGGAGGTCTTAAGTTAGATGACGGTAGCTTTTATGAAGATATTTACAGCACTACCTTACAAGAAGGGCAATGGAATAAGCCTCAAAAACTTGATAGGAACTTAAACGGTAACTATCATGATGCTGTAGCTTCTGTCTCTCCTAATGGGAAAACGCTTTTTGTATATTCCGAGAAGGGAAACGGAGATATTTATTTTTCAAATTTCGAAGATTCAACATGGACTTATCCTCAAGCGCTGAGCAGTAAGATCAATTCCACTTTTTGGGAAACATCAGTCTCAATAACCGCTGACGGTCAAACCTTATATTTCTCAAGCGACCGTCCGGGTGGTTACGGTGGCTTGGATATTTACAAGAGTATTAAAGGGGAGGATGGCGAATGGGGTAGTGCCCGCAATCTTGGGCCTACCATTAACACCGATGCCTCTGAGGATGCACCGATGATACACCCAGATGGACATACCTTATATTTTAGTTCTTCTGGCCATCAAGGAATGGGAGGATATGACATCTATTATAGTAAAATAGAAGGTCAGGAGTTTATGGAACCCGTTAATTTAGGGTACCCGATCAATACAGTTTATGATGATAATTATTTTGTGATCTCTGCCGATCTTAAGCATGCATATTATGCTTCTAGAAAACCAGGTGGTTTGGGGATGGTAGATATCTATCATGTAAACATGGAAGAAAAAGTAGAAGTTGAAGTTGAAGAAATCGTCCAATCCGAGCCTGAACCTGTCTTAGTAGAAAATACTGAGTTAATTTCTGAAAATGAGGAAGAAGTTGATGAAGAGATGGAGGAGCCTGAAACTAAAGCTGTGATTACTGTATTTAAAGGTAAAGTGCTCGATGCCAAGTCGGGCTTACCAGTAGGTGCTGTAATTAAGATGGTTGATAACAAGAATAGTACGTTGACGGCTGAAGCATTTTCTGATCCACAAACAGGTGAATTCGAATTGGTGGTTACTGAAGGAGGTGATTATGGAGTATCAACGAGTAAAAAAGGCTATCTATTTAATTCTATTAATTTTAGGCTGCCCGATTTTTCCGAGTATCAAGAAATAGATGTTTCAATTTTGCTGGATGAGGCTGAAGTAGGTACTAAAATGGTACTTAAGAATATTTTCTTCGATACTGGTAGCTCTGATTTAAGAACGGAGTCCTTAGGTGAACTGAAAGTGATTAAAGACCTTTTAACGAATTCACCAGACCTTAGAGTGCAGATCAATGGGCATACTGATAATGTGGGGAATTCCGTTTACAATAAGTTGCTTTCCAAAAAAAGAGCTCAATCTGTAGTAGATTACCTAATTGCAAATGGTATTAATAGCGAACGCTTAGAGGCCAAAGGTTTTGGAGAAGAAAAACCCCTAGTATCAAATGACGATGAAATAGGTGGAAGAGAGATCAACAGAAGAACCGAAATAGAGATCTTAGGCCAAAGTCAAAATGGATAA
- a CDS encoding helix-turn-helix domain-containing protein: MKQPELGHKIQNWRKAQGLTQEELVEKCNLNVRTLQRIEAGEVLPRSYTVKSILEVLKVDFSELNLKEEQKNQLSVLLESKRSFLKWGAIVGIIYLCLSFVEGFMEIGFYDESSSDISGLNYSLVKIGVMLSFAVFYYSFFLIGKALNDDFLKISALFMIALILISNINDIAVFYSGYLSVETLLIMRSVVFGIGYLLLGTAFALRQKSLGTLSLVTGIFGIVTGLGFLSVLMAIPALFTLTVFEILMLVMIFKVMNSNEFSDESQKDQFSAVLS, from the coding sequence ATGAAACAACCTGAATTAGGCCATAAAATCCAAAATTGGAGAAAGGCACAAGGACTTACGCAAGAAGAGCTTGTAGAAAAATGTAACTTAAATGTTCGTACCCTTCAAAGAATTGAAGCGGGCGAGGTGCTACCAAGAAGCTATACAGTGAAATCAATCTTGGAAGTGCTAAAGGTGGATTTTTCTGAACTTAATTTAAAAGAAGAGCAGAAAAATCAATTATCAGTTTTACTGGAAAGTAAAAGGTCATTCTTGAAGTGGGGCGCAATTGTAGGGATTATTTATCTATGTCTATCATTTGTCGAAGGCTTTATGGAGATTGGATTCTACGATGAAAGTAGTAGCGATATTTCGGGTTTAAATTATAGCTTGGTGAAAATTGGAGTGATGCTTTCATTCGCTGTCTTTTACTATTCCTTCTTTTTAATTGGGAAAGCATTAAATGATGATTTTTTAAAGATTAGTGCTTTATTTATGATAGCACTTATATTGATCAGTAATATTAATGATATAGCCGTGTTTTATTCAGGCTATTTATCAGTAGAAACACTCTTGATCATGAGAAGTGTGGTTTTCGGAATTGGCTATTTATTATTAGGGACCGCTTTTGCCTTAAGGCAAAAATCTTTAGGCACACTTTCATTGGTGACTGGAATTTTTGGTATTGTCACAGGCTTAGGTTTTTTAAGTGTCTTAATGGCGATTCCTGCGCTCTTTACTTTAACTGTATTTGAAATTTTAATGCTTGTGATGATATTTAAGGTGATGAATTCAAATGAATTTTCTGATGAAAGTCAGAAGGATCAGTTTTCTGCGGTACTTTCTTAA
- a CDS encoding HepT-like ribonuclease domain-containing protein, whose translation MQPKLLKYILDIESVIEEIESIKQKTQNDFNNFSNDIILQRAIERDLEIIGEAIRKIIDINPDVQITASKNIIGLRNIISHAYDSVEPEMLWGIIQRNDPVLADEIRILKGA comes from the coding sequence ATGCAGCCTAAACTACTCAAATACATTTTAGACATTGAGAGTGTTATCGAGGAGATCGAATCTATTAAACAGAAAACTCAAAATGACTTCAACAATTTTTCTAATGACATTATTTTGCAACGGGCTATAGAGAGGGATTTAGAAATCATTGGCGAAGCCATTAGGAAAATCATTGATATTAACCCAGACGTTCAAATTACAGCCTCTAAAAACATCATTGGATTGAGAAACATTATTTCACACGCTTACGATTCGGTGGAACCAGAGATGTTATGGGGAATAATTCAAAGGAATGATCCTGTTTTAGCTGACGAAATCCGAATATTAAAAGGTGCATAA
- a CDS encoding DinB family protein: MTDQEQHIKKNLEVLRNELDQLFDFFENGLDYHKMVYEFWNAKDILGHITFWHESFARNISDLGKGIKPKPLKGKLSEVNIQSVETTKNESIASLIKRLKEAQATIEEFIFDDTIDLIPYKKGSRDYSRSEHLEVVSHHIHKHLTDISKKYGTTKE, encoded by the coding sequence ATGACAGACCAAGAGCAACATATCAAAAAAAATCTTGAAGTTCTAAGAAATGAACTTGATCAGCTTTTTGACTTTTTTGAGAATGGCCTAGACTATCACAAAATGGTTTATGAATTCTGGAATGCAAAGGACATTCTTGGACATATAACCTTTTGGCATGAGAGTTTTGCAAGAAATATTTCAGATTTAGGCAAGGGTATAAAACCAAAACCCTTAAAAGGGAAACTTTCAGAAGTTAACATACAAAGTGTCGAAACAACAAAAAACGAATCCATAGCAAGTCTAATCAAACGATTGAAAGAGGCCCAAGCTACCATTGAAGAATTCATATTTGATGACACAATAGACCTGATCCCCTACAAGAAGGGTTCACGGGATTATTCGAGGAGCGAGCATTTAGAAGTAGTATCCCACCACATTCATAAACATTTAACAGACATTTCTAAAAAATATGGCACGACCAAAGAATAA
- a CDS encoding S41 family peptidase, translating into MQSILKTLFILLCLSLMINTVKSQNCNCSEAFDQTVQTYEQDYSLFQFKVTDENRKLYNAHTALMRQKAMQQESVTDCKQVLEQWLDFFRDGHTYIRISAETELNSEKIKISEKRFKSDYKKLAYHENPLLGIWTSKAYTVAIIPNPEGREKEADFVGVLLESTNENWSKDDVKFELTTIFGNRYNAKFYMGNHSPRTTTAEQQNTQQLSFRNNIGDWTKVWPATDMANTISEVDLKFNQFHFSEVEGIPYLRFPDFFTVEPAYVDSIVKANHDKLIAADFIIVDVRDNNGGNDATYYPVLPYILNGPIKIPNSGLWMSKGNIAQFLESSGLAGKPLEEFDEEEREMYDYVMSLEGTAFFQNPEYDSTYEPDTIYSPSKKVILLTDENTVSSGETFVFRANQSDKVVVYGQNTAGIIDGFNGLTKNIGCFNLTYPSSFRANDVQENPIDPYGIAPDVFVDEDVDVLSYSIEHMKELIRQEK; encoded by the coding sequence ATGCAATCAATCTTAAAAACCCTCTTCATCTTGTTATGCCTTAGCTTGATGATCAACACAGTAAAAAGTCAAAATTGTAATTGTAGTGAGGCCTTTGATCAAACAGTTCAAACCTACGAACAAGATTATTCTCTTTTTCAATTCAAAGTTACGGATGAGAATAGGAAACTATACAATGCGCATACAGCACTTATGAGACAAAAAGCAATGCAGCAAGAGTCTGTAACCGACTGCAAGCAAGTGCTTGAGCAATGGCTTGACTTCTTTCGAGATGGACATACCTATATCAGAATCTCAGCAGAGACCGAGCTCAATAGTGAGAAGATCAAGATATCAGAAAAGCGTTTCAAATCCGATTATAAAAAATTAGCCTATCATGAGAACCCTCTTTTAGGTATTTGGACCTCTAAAGCCTATACAGTGGCCATCATTCCCAATCCGGAAGGCCGAGAAAAGGAAGCCGATTTCGTGGGGGTTTTATTAGAAAGTACAAATGAAAATTGGAGTAAAGATGATGTAAAGTTTGAGCTTACGACAATTTTTGGTAACCGTTATAATGCGAAGTTTTACATGGGAAACCATTCTCCAAGAACTACTACAGCTGAGCAGCAAAACACCCAACAGCTTAGCTTCCGAAATAATATTGGAGATTGGACAAAAGTTTGGCCAGCAACGGATATGGCGAATACTATTTCCGAAGTAGATTTAAAATTTAATCAGTTTCATTTTTCTGAGGTAGAAGGAATCCCGTATTTAAGATTTCCTGATTTCTTCACTGTAGAACCGGCTTATGTTGATAGTATTGTCAAGGCTAATCATGACAAGCTAATTGCAGCTGATTTCATAATAGTAGATGTCAGAGATAACAATGGTGGAAACGATGCCACTTATTACCCTGTGCTGCCTTATATTTTGAATGGACCCATCAAAATTCCCAATTCAGGGCTTTGGATGAGCAAAGGAAATATAGCTCAATTTCTTGAGAGTAGTGGTTTGGCAGGAAAGCCATTAGAGGAGTTTGATGAAGAAGAGCGCGAAATGTATGACTACGTGATGTCTTTAGAAGGAACAGCCTTTTTTCAAAATCCAGAATATGATTCTACTTATGAACCCGATACAATCTATTCGCCCTCCAAAAAGGTGATTTTACTAACTGATGAAAATACCGTTAGCTCTGGCGAAACATTTGTGTTCAGGGCTAATCAAAGCGATAAGGTCGTGGTATATGGTCAGAATACAGCGGGCATAATTGATGGTTTTAATGGATTAACCAAAAATATTGGCTGCTTTAACTTAACGTATCCTTCTTCCTTCCGGGCAAATGATGTGCAAGAAAACCCCATCGATCCTTATGGAATTGCTCCTGATGTTTTTGTGGACGAAGATGTTGATGTGCTAAGCTATTCAATTGAACACATGAAAGAATTGATAAGGCAAGAAAAGTAG